In Aggregatibacter sp. 2125159857, one DNA window encodes the following:
- the mlaD gene encoding outer membrane lipid asymmetry maintenance protein MlaD — MRQTIKYEFWVGLFLLLGIASLVFLGLKVANVQGFSETKSYQVYATFDNIGGLKVRAPLKVGGVVVGRVSNIELDPKTYLPKVTIAINQEYNKIPETSSLSIKTSGLLGEQYIALNVGFDDGEIAMLKDGDKIVDTKSAMVLEDLIGQFLYGNKEDKKTEGEANDAAESH, encoded by the coding sequence ATGCGACAAACAATTAAATATGAATTTTGGGTGGGTTTATTTTTGCTTTTAGGCATTGCCTCGCTTGTTTTTTTAGGCCTAAAAGTTGCCAACGTACAAGGCTTTAGTGAAACAAAATCTTACCAAGTCTATGCAACTTTCGATAATATTGGCGGACTAAAAGTGCGTGCGCCACTTAAAGTGGGCGGTGTCGTGGTTGGGCGCGTATCCAATATTGAATTGGATCCGAAAACGTATTTGCCGAAAGTAACGATTGCGATTAATCAAGAGTACAACAAGATTCCTGAAACCAGTTCGTTATCCATTAAAACCTCAGGATTATTGGGCGAACAGTACATTGCATTAAATGTCGGTTTTGACGACGGTGAAATTGCGATGCTGAAAGACGGCGACAAAATTGTTGATACCAAATCTGCCATGGTGCTGGAAGATCTTATCGGCCAGTTCTTATACGGTAATAAAGAAGATAAGAAAACGGAAGGCGAAGCAAATGACGCCGCCGAAAGTCACTAA
- the mlaC gene encoding phospholipid-binding protein MlaC: MLKLNVKRWLAKTLVIFTALFAVQQVMAEDTPYDLTQKVSNKLFSDIKANQSKIKQDPNYLRTIVRQDLMPYVHVKYAGSKILGQNYKTVTQEERDRYFAVLDKYIEQVYAQVLTMYSDQSIQIGKMKEESASLATVNVKVAQPNNQPPLNVDFYWYKNSKTGQWQVYDMTAGGASMVNTKQQEWSPIIRKQGLDALTAQLQKSADTPITLSK; the protein is encoded by the coding sequence ATGTTAAAACTGAATGTAAAACGCTGGTTAGCAAAAACGTTGGTTATTTTCACCGCACTTTTTGCCGTGCAACAAGTGATGGCGGAAGATACGCCCTATGATTTAACGCAAAAAGTATCCAATAAACTTTTTAGCGATATTAAAGCGAACCAAAGTAAAATTAAACAAGATCCGAATTACCTCAGAACAATTGTACGCCAAGATTTAATGCCGTATGTTCATGTGAAGTATGCCGGCTCTAAAATTTTAGGACAAAACTATAAAACCGTAACCCAAGAAGAGCGGGATCGTTACTTTGCCGTTTTAGATAAATACATCGAGCAGGTTTATGCACAAGTGTTAACCATGTATAGCGATCAAAGTATTCAAATCGGCAAAATGAAGGAAGAATCTGCAAGCCTTGCGACCGTGAACGTTAAAGTGGCGCAACCGAATAATCAACCGCCTTTAAACGTGGATTTCTATTGGTATAAAAACAGTAAAACCGGTCAATGGCAGGTGTATGACATGACAGCCGGTGGCGCAAGCATGGTGAATACCAAACAGCAAGAATGGAGCCCAATCATTCGTAAACAAGGGCTCGATGCATTGACTGCACAGCTACAAAAATCAGCGGATACACCAATTACGTTGAGCAAATAA
- a CDS encoding lipid asymmetry maintenance protein MlaB: MQETQSLHWESQVNDGKMTLQLSGELSRNTLLPLWQQRASFLLEGQLDGQMIVWDLSQITRIDSAGFALLCDFLQHSQTLLTKAQRQILQNPPSQLLTLADLFGLSDWIAQFIPQNGNR, from the coding sequence ATGCAAGAGACACAAAGTTTACATTGGGAATCACAGGTAAATGATGGTAAAATGACGCTCCAATTATCAGGAGAGTTATCTCGTAACACGTTGTTGCCACTTTGGCAGCAACGTGCTTCTTTTTTATTGGAAGGGCAGTTAGACGGGCAAATGATTGTTTGGGATTTAAGCCAAATTACCCGTATTGACTCCGCCGGTTTTGCATTACTCTGTGACTTTTTACAACATAGCCAAACCTTGTTAACAAAAGCGCAGAGACAAATTCTGCAAAATCCACCATCACAATTACTAACATTAGCTGATCTTTTCGGATTATCCGATTGGATTGCACAATTTATCCCGCAAAATGGAAATCGTTAA
- a CDS encoding BolA family protein, which produces METQEIERILKEALQLDEVYVQGENAHYGVIAVSDQFAGLSKVKQQQMIYAPLLGHISSNEIHALSIRTYTVEKWKRERLLNPPA; this is translated from the coding sequence ATGGAAACGCAAGAAATTGAACGAATTTTAAAAGAAGCACTTCAGCTTGATGAAGTTTATGTCCAAGGTGAAAATGCCCATTATGGCGTGATCGCAGTCAGCGATCAGTTTGCCGGGTTATCTAAAGTTAAACAGCAGCAAATGATTTATGCGCCATTGTTAGGGCATATTTCCAGCAATGAAATCCACGCACTTTCCATTCGCACTTATACCGTTGAAAAATGGAAACGCGAACGTTTACTTAATCCACCGGCTTAA